From Stigmatopora argus isolate UIUO_Sarg chromosome 14, RoL_Sarg_1.0, whole genome shotgun sequence, the proteins below share one genomic window:
- the cdip1 gene encoding cell death-inducing p53-target protein 1 — protein sequence MSSDPPPPYPGGPSAPFIEKNGQAAPIRTGPPLGQPLPPDYGPPPYEGPPPGFLPPHVPGDGSIPLPMPMHMPPPCQGGTYPLPPSGHFAHPMPGQMSPGGHFVHMGGHTATVMGPPGGATTVTVLQGEMFQASPVQTVCPHCQQAIVTRISHDVGIMNTLFCLFCFFVGCDLGCCLIPCLINDLKDVTHTCPYCKGYIYTYKRIC from the exons ATGTCCAGTGATCCTCCTCCACCATATCCTGGAGGTCCTAGTGCTCCCTTCATCGAGAAGAATGGACAAGCAG CACCGATAAGAACAGGACCTCCGCTGGGCCAGCCTCTTCCGCCAGACTATGGCCCACCCCCGTACGAAGGCCCGCCCCCTGGCTTCCTCCCTCCGCACGTCCCCGGAGACGGGTCCATCCCACTGCCTATGCCAATGCATATGCCGCCGCCTTGTCAAG GCGGCACCTACCCACTGCCGCCGTCCGGCCACTTTGCGCACCCCATGCCGGGCCAGATGAGCCCCGGTGGCCATTTCGTGCACATGGGCGGCCACACGGCGACCGTCATGGGCCCGCCGGGCGGCGCCACCACCGTGACGGTGCTACAGGGCGAGATGTTCCAGGCGTCGCCGGTGCAGACGGTGTGTCCGCACTGCCAGCAAGCCATCGTCACGCGCATCTCCCACGACGTGGGCATCATGAACACCCTCTTCTGTCTCTTCTGCTTCTTTGTTGG GTGCGATCTGGGTTGCTGCTTGATTCCCTGCCTGATCAACGACCTGAAGGATGTGACACACACCTGCCCTTATTGCAAGGGCTACATTTACACATACAAACGTATATGCTAA